The genomic stretch TGCAATTAATAGTGTAAATTTGAAGACTGCTTCCTTGCTGTGAAACATTTTCCCTTCTTACCGTGTTTCAGCCGAATGATTCTCTACTCTAAACTTTGTATAAAAGTGCCATCAGTCTAGAGCTTTATGCGTGTATCTTGTCTCCCCTAGGATAAACCTGAAGTTGTATGTAGTGCCCTCGCACTGTGCCAGTCCCTTCAGAAGCACCTTGCAGCAGTGAAACTTCAGAAACAACTCCAGACCAATAAGATACCGGAGCTGGACTTCTCTGAGCTGGCATCCCCATTCATGGCTAACGTGCCTCTTCTCCTTTACCCTCAGGACAAACCCAAGCAGAAGTCTAAGGTAAGGGTGCAGTGCTGTTCCAGCGCACAAAAGTGCGTGTGTGTTGCTCCAGAGCTTCGGTGCTCCTTTGCGTAAGAACTTATGGATGATTCTTGGTAAAGGATTGTTGTACTGGGCACGGGTTAAGCTGATGTGCTTCACCTGGGTGACTGCGTCCTATTGAATTTTGTGCTGCCGCATACAGATAACTACCTTTTTCCATAACCTGTGGGTTTAAAGCGAAGTAAGGTGATAGCTGCAGCCCCTGTGAACCATATGTATAATCTTGGATTAACAACTGCAGTCTACAAAGACAAGTCTTGTGCCGGGCTGTTCCCATCCAGGACTGTAGTAGTCAAGCAGGTCTTACTGGAAACAATTTCTTCTGAGAGCAAGTTTGGCACTAGCGTTCAAAGGAAGGAGAATTCTCCCACATTCTGAGTAATCTGCTACCTGTGCCCTTCAGGGGAAGCTTTCGTCTCTGAATCCAGAGGTGACAGACTGGATCAGGAAAGAACAAATAGGAGGACAAAGGGGAGTAGATGAGGCAATGAACTCGTGAGTAGAGGCCTGAGTCTTGATAGCCAATCTAGATATGGGAGTTAAACAGTTGGGTGGGCGGAGAACAAGCTGCTGTGGGTGGAGTGGGTAAGATCTATGCCATATTTAGAAACCTTCCCACTGTGGTCTGTCACAAAACCAACAGATTTTGGAGACTGGGTATCTTAACAGTTATCTCTGGTTTCAGAGCCAAGTAGGTACCTAATCTCCATCTAGTGGCTGGTGCATATACCAGCAGTAGCTTGTCTATTTGTATTAGTTCAGGCTTTTGAGTATTCTATAGGATATTTGTTAAGGTTTGTATCTagtttaaaatagcttttaaaacttGGTAGTAATGGAAGTTTCTAAAACGTGTTATGTGAAGATACATCAGCTTAGGTTTCTTTTCGCTctctgcccagggaagtggggATGTATGCCAAGACTGCATTCAGCTGGTTACTGATGTGCAGGAAGCTGTGAGGACAAACTCATCTTTTGTAAAGTCTTTGGTTGCTCATGCCAAGGAGGAGTGTGACCGTTTGGGACCTGGAATGTCTGACATAGTAAGCTGtctcttttgtttaaaaatatgttcctgTATGCAAACATAAAATAGATTGTTCAGTTCCTTAATCCCCTCAATGTAATCTGTAGTTAATAAAACAAAGGGGAGTGTAACACGTAGGATATGTTACACAGTATAGCAATAGCAACTCAACACTAAAATCATAAACTTTCTGGTCAAGAAAGTTTGGTGGGGTGGTCTATATGggactggggaggaggaaaaagactCAAGATTGCTGCTGGCCcttaaaggccttttccatAAAAATGATCTGGCAGGGTAATGTGGCCCTATCAATGAGGGGGAATGCTTTTGCCCCAAGAGGAAGAGGACTCATCAGATAAGCAGCTATGTGTGCAGTGATTGTGTAACCTGAAATGCCATCTCACATTGGGGACAAGCTCTGAAAGACAACAGAATAGTTATTAAGTAGAGCAGGTAAATTAATACCTTGAGATGTATTGGAAAATTCTGGATTAACTCTACAGCTTAAGTGGTTTGATATTTACAAGACTTTATTTTCCCACTTCTTGCAGTGCAAGAACTATATCTCTGAATATTCTGACTTGGCTATCCAAATGATGATGCACATGGTAAGATCAGTAGAATATGATATTTGCTCTCagttaatttttctgctttgtgtagCTAACTTATTTGGAAACAGGAAACACTTGCTGCAGTAAAAGTCTGGGGAGAGCCCTTGCTCCGTGAGTCTTGGTGTTAACGCTTGGAACTTGACATTTAATTCGATAGCAACCTCAGGCTCAGAATGCTTTCTTTagcactttcctttttctttcacaacCACTTCAGCAGTGCAAAAGGCACTCTAACCCTTTGAAACACAGAATGTGCATTATGTACGTTCTTTTAGACTCTTATCTCAGTCCTGTATTTACAccacttccccccctccccaccaaaTACTGTGTTAAGCATATTAGAGTTGGTCTTTGTCACAGTAttgcaaaattaattcaagTGTTAGAGATAATGTGTCTATTTGAAGCAAGACTAAACATCCTTCTTCTGGAATTGCTATCTCGAGACTCCTGCTCTCTGGGCTCTTGGTAGGAGTCACGGAAAGTGAGCGGTACCGCGCCAGCTCGGGTCTTCTGCAGCAACGCACAACATATTTTATCTCTGACCACCTCCATAGCACCTCTTTATCCAGAGAtctcaaagccttttttttaaaaaaaaaaaaaaaaaaaaaaaaaaggtaagccTTTGCAGTGCCTAGATGCCACAAGTAACAGAACAAATTATAGGTGGATTTATGAATAGTGTATGTGGCTGACTTGAACCTGAATTTGGCAACACAGTGGCCTCCCTTTGTTTCGAGTTGCTAGAGGCTACTTAGAAGCTCATACTGATTCTTAAGTATTTGGCATGGGGGAAGCAAATCTTTGTTCCAACAGCAGTTAGCTTCTCATTTTAAGCATTCCAATGTAGTGTGCTGTTAATAGCTGAATTTGGAATATGACCACACCTTGCATCCGGCTAAGTGTTGTTCAGACTCTTTGGAGGTAGTCTTGCCCAGGATGCTTTAATACCTCCAAATGAATAATGCTGGTTAGCGCTGTGCAATTAAATGTGAGTTGCTGTAGCAATGCTAAGGATCTTTGGGATGGGGACTATGTCATATTCCATCATCTTCATGGAAAGAGTATATGCAGTTCCAAGTGcttgatgttttttttttccctctcttaaCTGTtatctttaatttcttccttcttcctctgtctccaaTCTCCCCTGTCAACAGAAGGATCAGGTAGGTGAGCAACGTGCCTGTGGTGACAGCCTGCTTGTAGTTCACTTCTTGCTCTATTAGCTGTGTACATGGTGTGGTTGTACTCAGTGTTGACAGATACAAGGGATATTTATGTGATTAAACCAGAGAAAGACTACAGACTTCATCCAATGGATCAGTCCTGCTTCCAGCTCCAGATTACCAGTTTGTGCTACTAAGATTTCAGCTTGATTATGCTTTGGCCGGTGGAGCAGAAAATATGCTCACTTTCACACGAGAAGGATTAGGTGTAGAAAAAGCATGCCGGTAGCTCCTGTCAGCTTCTGGTTTAAAGTCCGGGCTCAGAAGGGCTTGAGTGAAGCTGTCCCCGAGTCTTTTCTTCGTTAACCTTTAAATCCAGGACAATGGTATAGATGTTTGGAGTATATGAACTGAAAAGATGATGCGGGAGGCCTTTAGGCTCCTGCTTCCTAAAGCTGTTTGGGCTTTTAATTTAACCAGTACTGGGAGACCTTGTGTCTGTCATCTCTCTGTGAGAGAACATGTGTGTATGTGGGTGTTGCCGTAACATTAATATCTGGAAATGCTTCTTACAATGCATGAACCAAAGGGCTTGACTTAAAGGTACTGCCTGGAGTAGTCTGAAGCGGCACTGTATTGTTGAGATACTGCTTTTGCCTATGCATGAGGTTGTGGCATGATGTATTAACTGTTGTAAAGCCTCCGCTGTGAGAAGCTTGATGCCCTGGTGATGGGGAGGGGGTATGATCTTCTAATTACCCATAGGACCAAAGGTAACTTTTTTAGCTTAAGTAGACTTTAGGTGGGAAAGTTCAGGTTTTGTGTATTACTCTGTACAGCCTTTCTCACTGTGTGTGGGTATAATGTGGCCTCCTTAGAGCAGTGTGCCTCACGTCCAGcacttatttttgcatttagTAATGTATGTTTCTGAAAACTCGGAAAGCCTTTTTAAAGGCattgtttctgtttgctgttttccctcttactgtggggaaaaaaccccttgaaaTACAGTTACTGCAGATACTTGTAAAAAAGGGTTAGGCTTAGCTTTTAACATGGTTAACTTTTGTTTCTTATAGGCTGTGTTCAGTAACGTGGGAAtctgtttctgtttgcaaaatgtgaTGTTACTGGATGCTTTAAAGAAGGTAGTTTGTGGATGAGAAAAGGAGTCCTTTCTTCTAGgcatttctttcagcttttggGTAAACTCTGAAGTCAGGATAACTAGCCTCTTCTGTGATTACATAAAGCTTCTGTGGGAGCAGCTTTGTGGATGCAGGTCTAATGTGATGCCGGTGGCCTGTTTTGGTGTTGGTAGCTCTTAAGTCAACTCCTTTGAAGGGCTCGCATAGCTCACGGTAAATGGGTTTTTAAATGGATGTGGTCTAACATCTTCCTCTTTTAAAGGAACTTCTAAATTTCATCTGGTAGTTGTCCTGCCTATAACCATATCAAATGCTTTGGCAATACTTGGAGTAGAAGTAGTCGTGAAACTTTTAGTTGTGTTGGAGCCTTTTAAGACTTTGCTCTCTGTGCCTGCTCACAGGCTCCATAGAAAGGGCAGAGTCTtctagacttttaaaaattgcttataCATCTCTTTCCAGCAACCAAAGGACATTTGTGCCATGGTTGGGTTCTGTCCTTCCGTGAAATCTGTTCCCCTTCAGACTTTGGTGCCAGCTCAAGTGGTTCATGAAGTGAAAATGGAAACGGTGGAGGTAAGATGGACTTTTTGTACTCAACAGCTTTGCCTTCCCTTTTGCTTTAGTGTAATGAACTAGGTGATATGGAAAAACAAGAGCTTTTATGCATAGAATAATCCAAGTCTCCCTGCATGTAAATTCCTGGCCTCTTCTTGTTTCTGATGTTTGTCTGTGAAGTAGGAGAGCTGACCAATTTGTGAGTAATAGCAGAGCCTATGCTAACctaagcatatatatataatatatatgtagTATAAGGTAATACTTCAGAATTGAAATGGGAATTCTTGTTCCGACAGTAGAATATAGCAGCCGTTCTAAATGACACCTCAAATGTTAAAAGACAGATTGCTGAATTGGAGTTTTACTCTACATTTGGAGTTACGCTTTgatcccttttaaaaatgtgacagcaCTCTGCATATGCAGATGAGTGATCAGAGTCGGAATGCTGAAGCTCTGAGTTTGGAGAAGCACCTTGGCTTCCCATGGCCTTTGGGTAAGACATGGGcagaggtttttttgaaaaggaaagcaacTTTTGAGGACAATTAACTTCTGATTAATAGGCTCCAAACAATTTCCTTCAATTTCTAGATTTCTTTTGTCAACAGGAGGATGCTCTCAATTTTAGTAAATTAGTAATTTCATCCTCaattagtgtattttaaaaaaaaccacttcatATTTCCCCTGACTCAGTCACTGGGGGGCTGCTTATTTCTCCATGTCTACTAGATTCAACTTCCCTTGGGACTGTAGTCTTCATTAGTCATGCAAAATGACTGTTGATTCAAAAAGGCTTTTATACTGAGACCTTTGAGGTTGGTTTTGGGTTCTGCGTGACTTTCTGAATTCAGCTCAAACTGGCCAGCTAGGTAAATGAATTGGTGTGCTGCACTTGAATGGAAATGCCGTTAGACTGATCTTTTACGTATTGTCCCTGTCAAATGTGGTCAAGTGCTCATTTATTGTTTTGTATGTTTCTTCTGTGTACTCAGAAAACCTCAGTTCAAGAGAAAACTTTTTCCGTGTGTGAAATATGTGAGACTATGGTGAAAGAAGTGACTAGCCTCTTGGAGAGCAACAAGACAGAGGTGTGTAAGTGGTGGAAGTGGTACCTCTTCCTAGGCTTTGGCTAAAGTGGGGCTGTattggaaggggaaggaaagttCCATTTTATTGTCTGTTTTCATGAGAGCAAGATTTCCATCCTGGGTGGGATGGAATAAGAAAACATGTACTTATGAATAGAGTCAGATTTCTGTTCCTTATTTGCCACGCATCCTTCATTGCACTTCAGGAGGAGATTGTACATGAAATGGAGGTCATCTGCTACCTGTTCCCAGCAAGTGTCAAAGACCAGTGTAAGGACTTCATAGATGTCTACGGCCAAGCTTTGATCGACATGCTCTTGGAGGCAACGAATCCGGAAGCTGTGTGTGTTATGCTGAAATGCTGTGCAGCCAACAAGCCTCCGCAGCAGCCAGGTTGGTAATGAGGAGTCGGTGGTTGCAAAATGAGCTAGTTCTTACCTACGATTGTATTTCTTTTGAGGACACGTGCTTTGGTACTTTGCTAATGCTGCCTTCTTTCTTCTATTTGGGGTAACTACCTAAGCACTGACGTTTGAGTTTTTTTACCTTCTCAGTTTTAGTGAAACCTGCAGGTGGCTTCTGTGATATCTGCAAGATGGTGGTAGCTTATGCAGACAAAGAACTAGAGAAGAATGCCACGACAGCTGAAATCGAAGCTTTACTGGAAAAAGTCTGTCACTTCCTGCCGGAGTCTGTCAGTGATCAGGTAAAGCGCTTGTGCAGGGGGCAGGCTAAACAGCAAATGGTCTTGTTGATGGCTGGGAACTGTCCTTGTTGATTTGTTGGGCTTACATAGGTTCTACAGTGACAATTATGCTTACCTCAGTTTTCTGAGTGTTTCACCTGATATTCTGTCTACATGCTAATTTTAGGTCCGTCTCTCAAGTGTCTCTACTTCTGCAATAAATGTCCAGGTACTCATAATAGAGGTCTCTGTGTTTGGCCGACTGACTTGGTCTCTGGCTGGAGACAAACTGTCCACAGGTGCAGCTGGGACTGACCTTTGTTCAGCAACCTGATCCTTCTTaggtttttccttttagttAGCACCAAAGCGTAGCAGCTTCTCATGAGGAGTAGAGCAAAAAAGGGAGCAGACTTGATCTGAGGCAAATGATCACACAGGCCTTGCCTTCCACTCAAAACAAGGCGGATAGAGATGAACAGAAGGACAAAACATCTTGCGGAGTCCTTGAAAAAAACCTAGAGAGCAGCATCACTTGGTGGTTTTTATAAGAGTGGTCAGTCTTCCTCTGCTAGAGGCTGGAAGGagtttggggtgcagggggattAGGTTTTTGgactccccatccctgggggttGGCAGCCCTTTGAATAGATGGAGATTTTGAAGGGCCTGAATTGACTGGCTGGACTGTACTAATTTGCAGTCAGTAAAGGTTTGCCTGGAAATCCTCTGAGAACAGTGGGTGGGAACagctgaagggttttttttcctcaacacTGATCCTGTTCAGGGGATTAACAAAGTAATTGGAAGTAGGCTGGCAGAATTTCAGTGAGACAGCAAAAAGCAACACCTGTTAGGCCACTGCTATCAAGATTTACCTGAAATCTTATTAAGTGGCTGCTGAGTGTCAGCAAGTGGCAACCGCTTATAAGTTTACTAGGCATACAATATGCCCTGGCTTAGAGCAGCTAGGAAACAGCTATTCCTGCTAACTGCTGTGCGGCTGTTTAATAGCTGTGGTTCGCTTATTAATCGATGCCGTTAGTCTCTGCTGAGAACGCTAACATCTTTCTGAGTTTTGGAGGCGGCCTCTCCACTAGAGGGCTGACTGTTGTCGATGGGAAGcgttcctgctgctgcctggtcTGAAGCGAATAGTAACTACTTGGGCTAAAAGTGCTTAAGAGTTGTTACTAGGTCCCTGCCGTCCTGTTCAGGATGTTTGTCTCCAGCCTGTTCAGTgtgctttctttcctcttgaGACAGCAGCGATCTCCACGATTAGAGACTAAGCTTTGCAAATCAAAGCTTGTCCTGCTTGGTTCTTTTCCCAAAGTCTGTCCggtctgttcttttcctttttacccCTTACTCATCATAACCCgtctgcagacagctgcaggCAGGTATGAGCTAGCAAAAAGTGATGTAGTTGCGTGATTAGTGCAGTGCTAAGTCCTTTTTGATCCGCAGAGCTCAAGCGTCTGGTTTATTAGTGCGGAGTATATTATTTGGGGAGTTTGGAGTAGTGTACAGGCCTGCCTGCTGAAGACCatgtcttcctcttcttttgaaGGCTTTAACAGGAGAATCTCTCAACCTGTGTTTTGTTACAGTGTGTTCAGTTTGTGGAACAGTATGAACCCATTGTTGTGCAACTCTTGGCAGAGGTGATGGATCCCACTTTTGTTTGCACTGTGAGTATTGCATTTAATTCTGTTGAGTATGGGCTCTGATACagtcctgcctgctcttctgtATGCCTTTCAGTGTCTAGCATGCAGAAACTCTGCTGGAATAAAAATCAGCACACTGAATGCTTGGAGCTAAATGCGATTGTGCAAGGCCTTGGGCTTACTGAATGGACAGCTGTCTGACTGCCAGCCTTGTGCAAGGAAGGATAGAAGACAAGAGCTGCCAGTGGTTATCCACTGTTGAGGTTCAGTAACAAGGTGTAGTGCGCCCTGAATGCAATGAAAGGAAGTTAAATGACCTTTCTTGAGAAAAGTCTCTTTCTACAAGCTCTGTTTCTCAAAACTTAATATGAAGAAGCAGTTTTGGTAACTTAATTCTCCCTCGTGTCAGATTACTGCTTCACATCTGCGTGTTCAGCTGCGAGTGTGACTGCAGTTGTCAGCTGAGCATGGTACTGTGGGAGCTCCTGAAGCTGCCTTGGTGCTCCTTCCACACTCGGTCAGGTGGAAGCTCAGGCGTAAGGCTGGAATTGAGACCTCTTGGGGCAAATAGAAAGATGCTgactctgctgctgttcttttcaCAGAAACTCGGAGTCTGTGGATCAGCTAAACAGCCTCTCCTGGGGGATGATGCTTGTGTCTGGGGTCCAGGTTACTGGTGTAAGAACATGGA from Grus americana isolate bGruAme1 chromosome 7, bGruAme1.mat, whole genome shotgun sequence encodes the following:
- the PSAP gene encoding prosaposin isoform X2; its protein translation is MMARQLLCLLGLLAAAVASPVLWQKDCVKGPEVWCQSLRTASQCGAVKHCQQNVWNKPTVNSIPCDLCKELVTVAGKVLKDNGTEDEIRSYLEKTCEFLPDQGLVSECKEIVDSYLPVIMDMIKEELDKPEVVCSALALCQSLQKHLAAVKLQKQLQTNKIPELDFSELASPFMANVPLLLYPQDKPKQKSKGSGDVCQDCIQLVTDVQEAVRTNSSFVKSLVAHAKEECDRLGPGMSDICKNYISEYSDLAIQMMMHMQPKDICAMVGFCPSVKSVPLQTLVPAQVVHEVKMETVEKTSVQEKTFSVCEICETMVKEVTSLLESNKTEEEIVHEMEVICYLFPASVKDQCKDFIDVYGQALIDMLLEATNPEAVCVMLKCCAANKPPQQPVLVKPAGGFCDICKMVVAYADKELEKNATTAEIEALLEKVCHFLPESVSDQCVQFVEQYEPIVVQLLAEVMDPTFVCTKLGVCGSAKQPLLGDDACVWGPGYWCKNMETAAQCNVCKAGFCLKFSVGLQ
- the PSAP gene encoding prosaposin isoform X3, with amino-acid sequence MMARQLLCLLGLLAAAVASPVLWQKDCVKGPEVWCQSLRTASQCGAVKHCQQNVWNKPTVNSIPCDLCKELVTVAGKVLKDNGTEDEIRSYLEKTCEFLPDQGLVSECKEIVDSYLPVIMDMIKEELDKPEVVCSALALCQSLQKHLAAVKLQKQLQTNKIPELDFSELASPFMANVPLLLYPQDKPKQKSKGSGDVCQDCIQLVTDVQEAVRTNSSFVKSLVAHAKEECDRLGPGMSDICKNYISEYSDLAIQMMMHMVRSQPKDICAMVGFCPSVKSVPLQTLVPAQVVHEVKMETVEKTSVQEKTFSVCEICETMVKEVTSLLESNKTEEEIVHEMEVICYLFPASVKDQCKDFIDVYGQALIDMLLEATNPEAVCVMLKCCAANKPPQQPVLVKPAGGFCDICKMVVAYADKELEKNATTAEIEALLEKVCHFLPESVSDQCVQFVEQYEPIVVQLLAEVMDPTFVCTKLGVCGSAKQPLLGDDACVWGPGYWCKNMETAAQCNAVDHCKRHVWN
- the PSAP gene encoding prosaposin isoform X4; amino-acid sequence: MMARQLLCLLGLLAAAVASPVLWQKDCVKGPEVWCQSLRTASQCGAVKHCQQNVWNKPTVNSIPCDLCKELVTVAGKVLKDNGTEDEIRSYLEKTCEFLPDQGLVSECKEIVDSYLPVIMDMIKEELDKPEVVCSALALCQSLQKHLAAVKLQKQLQTNKIPELDFSELASPFMANVPLLLYPQDKPKQKSKGSGDVCQDCIQLVTDVQEAVRTNSSFVKSLVAHAKEECDRLGPGMSDICKNYISEYSDLAIQMMMHMQPKDICAMVGFCPSVKSVPLQTLVPAQVVHEVKMETVEKTSVQEKTFSVCEICETMVKEVTSLLESNKTEEEIVHEMEVICYLFPASVKDQCKDFIDVYGQALIDMLLEATNPEAVCVMLKCCAANKPPQQPVLVKPAGGFCDICKMVVAYADKELEKNATTAEIEALLEKVCHFLPESVSDQCVQFVEQYEPIVVQLLAEVMDPTFVCTKLGVCGSAKQPLLGDDACVWGPGYWCKNMETAAQCNAVDHCKRHVWN
- the PSAP gene encoding prosaposin isoform X1, with the translated sequence MMARQLLCLLGLLAAAVASPVLWQKDCVKGPEVWCQSLRTASQCGAVKHCQQNVWNKPTVNSIPCDLCKELVTVAGKVLKDNGTEDEIRSYLEKTCEFLPDQGLVSECKEIVDSYLPVIMDMIKEELDKPEVVCSALALCQSLQKHLAAVKLQKQLQTNKIPELDFSELASPFMANVPLLLYPQDKPKQKSKGSGDVCQDCIQLVTDVQEAVRTNSSFVKSLVAHAKEECDRLGPGMSDICKNYISEYSDLAIQMMMHMVRSQPKDICAMVGFCPSVKSVPLQTLVPAQVVHEVKMETVEKTSVQEKTFSVCEICETMVKEVTSLLESNKTEEEIVHEMEVICYLFPASVKDQCKDFIDVYGQALIDMLLEATNPEAVCVMLKCCAANKPPQQPVLVKPAGGFCDICKMVVAYADKELEKNATTAEIEALLEKVCHFLPESVSDQCVQFVEQYEPIVVQLLAEVMDPTFVCTKLGVCGSAKQPLLGDDACVWGPGYWCKNMETAAQCNVCKAGFCLKFSVGLQ